One window from the genome of Chionomys nivalis chromosome 14, mChiNiv1.1, whole genome shotgun sequence encodes:
- the LOC130886539 gene encoding sperm motility kinase X-like, with product MEIINNLSSKTGEEENMELDLNDSTYEEETLSDHYVILNNLGKGAFAEVKLACHLLTNMNVAVKILANDQESDDNNRRELNIMKELDHPYIIKLFHIIDSKDHTYMVLEFAAHGALVKHIEEGGPLQQKQAQHIFCQIVCAVHYCHDNDIAHRDIKLDNILLDGKGNIKLCDFGMAIRVSSGQMCKGFCGTIEYCAPELFNDTDYDAKAVDIWSMAVVLYVMLTASFPFKAKTYPEMEEKMLNPTYYIPYTLSQNVLLVHLIMRSFTVNPEQRPTIYDIRQHQWIRDREEFWKLPSSSETLCNKPNPSIVLAMWRLGYHPTDISDCLHEKKFNNIMATYLILNHESAQDHIKSATKPLQACVTVSSTDALKSLSPKRRMSEPALHTFALLAEHQGHDEKCSSKQGSRSLSMPATLCCLMKEDNPPHPVPTCAPEVTPLLSRSLAVRSMVCNEWSSRCPFSECISSAQFLSCEKPQEVSTPKNSSDIQSTPSVRETPEGMSTTETHVTQRSSLQTTSKKNIKCVLPEDVPGHILNRDLEDS from the coding sequence ATGGAAATTATCAACAATCTTTCTAGCAAGACCGGAGAGGAAGAGAACATGGAGCTGGACCTGAATGACAGCACCTATGAAGAGGAGACCCTTTCAGATCACTATGTCATACTCAATAACCTAGGCAAAGGGGCCTTTGCTGAGGTGAAGCTGGCTTGCCACCTCCTCACAAATATGAATGTCGCAGTTAAAATCCTTGCGAATGATCAGGAGAGTGATGATAATAATAGGAGAGAACTCAACATCATGAAAGAGCTGGACCACCCGTACATAATAAAGCTCTTCCACATCATCGACAGCAAAGACCATACCTATATGGTGTTGGAGTTTGCTGCTCATGGCGCTCTGGTCAAGCACATTGAGGAGGGTGGCCCTCTTCAGCAGAAACAGGCCCAACACATCTTCTGCCAGATTGTGTGTGCAGTGCATTACTGCCACGATAATGACATCGCCCACAGGGACATCAAGCTAGATAACATCCTGCTTGATGGCAAAGGAAACATCAAACTGTGTGACTTTGGCATGGCCATCAGAGTCAGCTCTGGGCAGATGTGCAAGGGATTCTGTGGCACGATTGAATACTGTGCTCCAGAGCTATTCAACGACACCGATTATGATGCAAAGGCAGTTGACATCTGGAGCATGGCAGTGGTTTTGTATGTAATGTTGACAGCGAGTTTCCCATTCAAAGCAAAGACCtatccagaaatggaggagaagatgCTGAATCCCACGTACTACATTCCTTACACACTTTCTCAAAATGTTTTGCTTGTGCACCTCATTATGCGCTCgttcactgtgaaccctgagcaGAGGCCCACAATATATGACATTAGGCAGCACCAGTGGATCAGAGACAGGGAAGAATTTTGGAAACTCCCATCATCCTCAGAGACATTATGTAACAAACCAAATCCCAGCATTGTGCTGGCTATGTGGCGTTTGGGCTACCATCCCACGGATATTAGTGATTGTCTACATGAGAAAAAATTCAATAACATCATGGCCACATACCTAATTTTAAACCATGAGTCAGCCCAGGACCACATTAAATCTGCCACTAAGCCTTTGCAAGCCTGTGTCACTGTGTCATCAACAGATGCTCTCAAGTCCCTTTCTCCTAAGAGGAGAATGAGTGAGCCTGCCCTTCATACCTTTGCCCTGCTGGCTGAACATCAGGGGCATGATGAGAAGTGTTCAAGCAAGCAGGGGAGCAGAAGCCTGAGCATGCCTGCCACCTTATGCTGCCTGATGAAGGAGGACAACCCTCCCCACCCAGTACCCACGTGTGCTCCTGAGGTTACTCCTCTCCTGAGCAGAAGTTTGGCAGTACGTAGCATGGTTTGCAACGAGTGGTCCTCAAGATGCCCATTCTCTGAGTGCATTTCTTCTGCACAGTTTTTGTCCTGTGAGAAGCCCCAGGAAGTGAGCACCCCAAAGAATAGCTCAGATATTCAGAGTACACCCTCTGTAAGGGAGACACCTGAGGGTATGAGCACCACTGAAACCCATGTCACTCAGAGATCTTCCCTTCAGACAACATCCAAGAAGAACATAAAATGTGTCCTTCCTGAAGAT